In the Necator americanus strain Aroian chromosome X, whole genome shotgun sequence genome, tacaattcgtTATGTGTTGCCCTGCCCGATAACAACCACCGACAGAGTCGGAGGTTCTTATATGTattcgaaaaatgaagaatagaaaatttggTGGAGACGATTAGCGGAGAAATGCTAAAACCTCCTGCCATAATTTGCTCCACAAGAAGCTATCCGTCGTTGAGCCCAGGAATTACTGAGGAATATCATTGTCGCGtgtaatgtacaaggttttggagcggatcatcTTGGATCGACTAATCTGACATGGCGAAGAACTCGCGACGAACAAGTTAGCTTTCGTCCTAGTCGACGTTGATCAGATGCTTGTTTTGTGAAGAGATTGATTAAAGTGTGGCAGCGGCATTTGAAGTCTCTTCAGTTGCCTTTTTTGGACTTCAAAGCCACTTTCGACTCTCTTTACAAAGGACAttttctcaacgcgcttcgcgccgatggagttgCAGGgaaattaaaagagaaaaaaaaaaagaaaaaaaaatgcttagtTTATGACATGAAGAACAATTGCTGCGGTTCAAACACCTGTTGGATTTACAACACCGTTTAAAGTCGTAAATAGAGTAAGACAAgaggcagtggcaggacccttcctgttcaactttgtcATCAatgacataatgcgaagaacagaTGAGCAGCGTCCCGcagatattattattagtactATCAGGACGCCCCTAAACCGATCTCGAGTAGGCCGTCGAGATAATAGTAATACTCGCTTCTAGCAACGCGAAGTTACAATACGTTGTTAACGTTgcatcgaaattagctgcagcctacggactgcGACTCCACCGTGGTAAATTCAAGAAGATGTGGCCACCTCGAGACCTTCAACCGGAATCAGGATGGACGAACAACTTTTCGAACTCATGAATAGGTTCTGCTGTTTGGTCtgcatgctgaaaaacgatgatgaatctacgagaaagatattcagcaaagatgcgccgAAGCTAATTAGGCATTCAACTCTTTGCTTAAGTGCCCGTGGTAGACCACCATGGCCAACAAAGTCAAGCTGCAAGTCTACCTATCTGCAATTCATCATCATTATCATGATGTACAGATCGGACACTTGGGCAACGCCGTCTGCGGTGATGAAGAATCTTGGCTTCATGGAGATAAAGCTGTTCAGAGAGCTGCAGTTTTAGCCAatggtgtgccataacgaagaactttactcggaAAAGAATGTGCTGTATCGGCGGATGagacgtggaaaacatcagcATCTTGTTCGGCCTTCTGAGGTATTCACAGAAAACCGTCTTGGCTTTTTTGGTCACGTTTTCATCCAAATCGTGCTGAGAATGCTTCTAGGTCCTAACGAGAAAAGTCgttaaagaaagttctggacggagtTGGTGAAGGAGGATCTGAGCACGCTTGGCGCTGACAGGCCGTTCAGTCAACAGGTTGGGTTCTGTCGCTTATAGAATAGCGACGGATGAGTAGATTCTATggaactctagctgaagatcgaacagttAGGGCTCGAATATATTTAAGGACGACACACTCCGGCGAAGGTGCGCATAGCGGCGTTAGGCCGTAACACTCGCTCGCCGATTAACTCGAAAGTAAGTCAATTCCTTTGACCCCATAGGAACACTTAATATAACAGCATCAGAGAAGAAGGAATTGTAAAAGGCTATCTGAGCCGCTAAGGAAGATAAGCGTTGCGATGACATTCTCTATATACAATTCACGTTCTCTAGAATGGAAATTGAGAAACTAAATTTTTGATGATCGAGCACGATGTTACCATACTGGCCAAGACGAGAAGACACCTCCGCTGAAGCTTCTGCCGTGTGCAATGGAGTTGGTCAGTTCCGCTGACCTGTCACCATGGTTGTagccataaaaaaacaattttcccAAAGAACCAATAGACCAAATCTTGCGTCTAGATTGAAAAGATGTGAATCAATGCTGGCTTGGACAGTCTTCTTCACCTACACTTCGGCATCAAACTACAAAGAAAATGACGTTGAAAAGAAAGACAGCCGAGTAAACTCgcggatgagttctgttatccGGGATGTACTGAAAGACGACTGCAGCTACGAGATAGTCATCCAGCAGATAGCGGGAGGCAAAATCGGCATTCAATTTATTAATGGAGGACCAGCAGTGGGGCCCTATGAAGTCTAGCCGCAAGTCTTCCTATCTATTATTCGTCTTAATGTTATGTACAGATTTAAAACTTGGACAGCACCTTCTATGGCGGCCGAGAAGCAAAATTGCAAGGAGAGGAGGTTGCTTAGACTGTTGCTCCGAGAGCTTCGACCAACGGTATGGCGTAACGAAGAACATTACGCAAAAATGGATGTGGTGCAAAGGTGGATGACAGgtggaaaacatcaatatTTTGCCCCACCTTTTAATGTTGTCGCAGGAAATCTCCTTTGCTTCTTTGCTCCCATCTTAAGGAAATCTTCAGACCGTCTTATTTGATGGAAATGGTGAAAGATCCGAGGACCGCACGCTGACAAGAAATTTAGGCAACACCTAACGCTGCGCATATTATGACATATCAAACTATAGTAAAATGTCCGCAACAAACCTCATCAGTTCGATTGCTGAACGGAACAGAAACCTTGTTATAGGCAAAATGTTGGCAGTACTAGCTGAAAAAGGTAAAACGGACTTTGCCGAACGGTTGAAAGCTGGCAAGCGGTCGCGGGGCATAGTAATTAGCTGCTTACCTATTTTCAGGAACTCATCGTCCTTCTCAGAGAAACTAGACGACCTTGAGAGCAAAGTCAACGAGATTTTGCTTGCGCTGAACATGAACTCCCTTCTCAGTTTTACTGGCATCTCACCCTTGCTAATGTGCGTCTACTTCAAAGTGCTGCTTTTTCAAGTGTTTATATTCACAGAATTATCACATTCGATGAAGGGAAGCGTAAGTATGAACTGAGACAAAAGGCACGCGAGTGTAATAAGGGTAAAAGTCAGCTAGAATGGGTGGTTCTACCGCGCGAGCCGTCTCGCATCTCtgacattaaaggcagcatgccacgaatctggagtggtacggatttcgggtggagtatccgtatacggggtcgtagattatggagaacggggtggttccgctcatctctccctgaatcactgcaagtaGCCGttccctgaatgctgtttgtacgatgccttctattggaatgcgccacctttgcacgcgtagctcccttactgcctatcacgGAAAGTCCGGATTGGTctttgacgaatcgcagggcggaagCGGCGTAAAGGGTGGAGCGCTGCAGTAGatagcgtcgtacaaaacagcattctgggcGCAGCTGTTTTCACTGATGCAgaagagatgggcggaactagccccgtctccataatctacaacctcgtatacggatactccacctgaaatccgcaccacctcggactcgtggtatgctgcctttaagcgaagCACATcggaaaacgaatgaagctgcACGGCGTCTCTTCAACATTGAAATCATACTAATTCAACGCACGTAGTCTTGTCAATAAAATTCATCATTTGTAAATGTTTCTCTGCTCATACAAACCGGATCTGATTTTTATTACTGAAACCTGGTTGACTACTAAAATGTTAGACTCTGCACTGCTTGGTGACCTACACTGCAATCTGTATCGTTTTGACCGGTCCATAAAAAGAGGAGGTGGAGTTTGTGTTCATGCTAAGGCCTTTATTTGTGCCCAGATCGTTACTTTTATCTATGATCTGAAGGCTGACTCATTCTCCGCTGAGATTTTCTGCCGTGATAATGTATCGCTGCTTCCTTTCATACTTGTATACCGTTCACAAAATAACTTTGCTGCTGATGATATAAAACTTGTAGACATACTAAGCGATATGGGAATTGCAAATCATCATACAATCATTCTTGGCGACTATAATCTGCAAGTTAATTGGGTCAACACAAAAACATTGAACTCATCTTCAACGCTCTTCTTAGATTTCTTCCTCGATGCTGGGTTAGTACAAAATGTGAATCTTCCTATCCACTCCTATAGAATTCTTGACATTATCCTTCTACCTAACATCTGTACTCTTGACGTCAAACTTCTTCCACCGCTAGCCTCATCTGACCACACTGTTATCCAATTTCGACCACCTGTAACTATGTCAACACTAGGAATTCTTATGTCCAACTTTTTTGAAGCTGAATACTCTTCGTTGAACTATTATTTTTGCGGCGTTGATTGGTTTGCTCTATTTCACCAATACTCCTCATGCACTGACATCTATTTCAGATTCTGTAAAaaggtgtctttttttttcgtctttcgaCGGTCTGGCcaaatttgttccttttcgatTTCCTCGCTCTGTTTCTTTGAAACTACCAAGTCAACTGAAAACTCTATACAAGAGAATATCTTCCGACATTGATATCCATGTGAGAAGATGCCGTGCATATCAGGTACCTCCCTTATCGCTCAGTGAATCCATGAAACCTTTCTATTTATACCTAGGGCACAAAATGAAGATGAATGGAAGGATTCCTTCCGAGTATCGTGGATCAGACAGGAGCTACTTATGGTACAGATGGAGATAAAGCTCAAGCTCTAGCTATGTATTTCGCCAGTCTTTTCTTCAGACGGGGATTCCATCCCAGAAATGTTGGCGTAGCTTCTGTCCAACCACAGTGCAGTAAAACGTTTTTCCATCCTTCTGATAACCCCAAATACATCAGATCTCTTAAGCCGTCGGTTATTGAAACGCATGATGGAATCCACATGTTAAATACAAGGAATGTGCTGCTATTTTATCTTCTCCTTTAACTCATATTTTTAACATCTCAGTATCATTGGGTGAAGTTCCGGAGGTCTGGAAAAAACGCCATTTATCATAGCCATTCCAAAATCTCCAGGTATCAATTTGCTGAACAATTACCGTCCTATTGGCTTATTACCAACGCCAGTGAAAGTAACGGGAAAAATAATCAGGGATAAACTATTTATCTTGGCTAGAAGGATTTCATCTGATTCACATTCGACAGCATGGGTTTATTGCAGAGGCTTCGACATCTACTAACCTAACTGATAGTGTCTTTAACTGGTTTCTAGCTCTAAACCAAGACAAATCAATAGATATAGTATACGGTGACCTGTCAAAAGCCTTCGATAAGGTATGTCACCCAAAAACTATTGACTAAACTGCAGTGCTTTGGAAGATGTGGCCATATTTTAGATTGAATGATCTCTTATCTTAAAGGGATcatcctacgaatctgaggtggtacgaatttcaggtggagtattcgtatacggcacagcagattatagagagggagCTGatcccgtctatttcttcctatttgccgtgaaaaacggcccggaagatgcggccgtgcacaaggctggcgcgctccaatcgaaccccttggagaaaatagtgcgccggaacgctcgaaaccgcatcttctgggccgttttttacggcgattaggaagaaatggacagaatcacctttctctccataatctacgatcccgtatatgaatactccacctaaaatccgcaccacctcagattcgtagggtgatacctttaacatGAGAAGTATGACGGTCAAATTTGACCACAAATACTCTGCCAAATTCTCCTGGACAAGTGGTGTTCCACAAGGTAAAGTACTGTCCCTCTCTTGTTTCTCATCTACACTATCGACCTACTAAATGTGCCCAGACATTCTTCGCTTGTGAGACTCCGAATGGGCGCTGATGACATCAAGAGCTACGTCATCTAAGATTATGAGAATTACCATGAGGTACGTGCTGCACTTCAAATATCACTAGTTAGTACGTGTGACTGGGCTTCCAAACGGGGTTTGCACATTAACTACGACAAGTCTCTGGTTATGCATTTAGGCAAAGGGATGTGGCTGAGTACAGTATAAATGGAATAACTCTTAACTACTGTAAATCTGTAAGAGACTTAGGGATTTCTGTTGATTATAATCTCAACTTCTCAGAACATATTGATCATATTGTATGCAAAGCATATTCTTCCCTTCTTCGGCTATTTCGGATTGCCCACGACAGTAAGTAACTATTCTCCAACTATTCTCACTCGTTCATACAGATCCTTCGTCTTACCTCATTTTGAACATGGCTCTCATATTTggaatccttcaaagaagaaacacaTCGGAATGCTCGAAAAGTTGCAGGATTTTTTCTCCGTATATTGTTCACAAGAATGCCAGCAAACCTAACGGTGATTAGCTACAACGatcgtctcaaaaaatttGGTATGAACAGCTTGAGGAACAGACGTCCACTTGATTTTCTGTTTCCAAGTCGTCAGAAACGAAACCAAGTTAACGCCTAACAATGATTGGTGCTTCAAACCTACTGGCGAAAGAACTAAAGGTTTCAACTTTTACTGCGCAAAAAATCAACATAGAATCTTTTCGCTTATGTTCAATAACATTTTCTATAGAACTGCGAGGTGGTTGGAGCTCTTGCCACGTGAAATTCTTGAAGCGGAACACAATATTCAagatgaatttgaagaaaattgatatACCCCGGTGTTTGGATACTGATGTCCAGCTGCGTTCTCTCTCTATTATAGCAATTTTCAGCTGTCTGGTGCCGTTTACACGGTATATTGACTGATAATAGATCCCAACCAATGATATCTCTTagctgttttctacaatccTCTTATTCTTGCACTTCTTCTCGTATACTTATTCCTTTCTTCAACTAACTACGTGGCCACTTCTCCTCTCCTTCGGACTCATGAAATTTGTTTTGCTCACAAAAGCTCATTCACTAACGAAGATGCCAACAACTTGCCGTTGTACCTCTTTCTGATTTGTCTCGTCATGTTACCTCCTTTCTCAACTACATCCGAATAACCTCCTCTTATTGACCTCTTGGTTTGACCTTGTCTACATTGTCGTGGTTAGTTGTTTGAGGATCACGAAAGTTGGTGAACGCTCTTGCTCGAGGTCCTCCATCAGATTAACTCTAAATCCCAATGTGCTCCCTCCTCTTGGGCTAAGTTGGTCACCTAAACCTTGATACGTAGATAAATAGCCTGATGTTAAGCGTTGTGGATTGAGGGAATAGATGTCATCTAaggattcttcactttctcGAGTAGGAAAACGTGTTATCCGCCACGAGAAGGACTGCAAAAGGGTCCACCGAAAATGACTTTGCCtatttttcttggatattttgacttagacaaatgtgtttgcttttttggtgcaccattcgtgcatttgaatgaataaatagtgaTGGATGGAGAGACTCTCTGTGAGCTCTAGCcaaagatcgaacaggatggctCGGATTCGCTCAAGACAACACACCTCTCTAAGGATGCGGATTACTGCATCAAACA is a window encoding:
- a CDS encoding hypothetical protein (NECATOR_CHRX.G24270.T1); protein product: MLDSALLGDLHCNLYRFDRSIKRGGGVCVHAKAFICAQIVTFIYDLKADSFSAEIFCRDNVSLLPFILVYRSQNNFAADDIKLVDILSDMGIANHHTIILGDYNLQVNWVNTKTLNSSSTLFLDFFLDAGLVQNVNLPIHSYRILDIILLPNICTLDVKLLPPLASSDHTVIQFRPPVTMSTLGILMSNFFEAEYSSLNYYFCGVDWAQNEDEWKDSFRVSWIRQELLMVQMEIKLKL